One stretch of Leadbetterella byssophila DSM 17132 DNA includes these proteins:
- a CDS encoding VOC family protein: MKVKAIYVNLPIKDTERSRDFWTKLGFSFDENFSNEQALCLILNEGQMYSMLITHELFSTFTDRPISNSSTTQVLTAIEVDSREEVDRIVGLALQNGASRYRESADHGWMYYDSFADLDGHQWEVLYTDPSRMNL; the protein is encoded by the coding sequence AAGGATACTGAGAGATCCAGGGATTTTTGGACTAAACTTGGTTTCTCTTTCGATGAAAATTTTTCGAATGAGCAAGCACTTTGCCTTATCTTAAATGAGGGGCAGATGTACAGTATGCTCATTACTCATGAGTTGTTTAGTACATTTACTGATAGACCCATCTCAAATTCATCAACAACCCAGGTATTGACAGCTATTGAAGTAGACAGCAGAGAAGAAGTTGATCGAATAGTAGGACTTGCACTTCAAAATGGTGCAAGCAGGTACAGAGAAAGTGCCGACCACGGTTGGATGTATTACGATAGTTTTGCCGACCTAGACGGCCACCAATGGGAAGTGCTATATACGGATCCTAGTAGGATGAACTTATAA